GTGATTATTTCATTGGacttttatgtaaaattacTTAATTGCTTATCGGAAAAGTACAACTGTGacccaaattttaattttacttttgatCTTCTATTTAAAGAGAAGCTTCCAACAACCTGTATTTCTTCCTTACTAAATTGACTGGTTcttactcaaatttattttggGGTCTCAGAAGGAACTATCCCGTTTACGTGGTGTAGTTGCTGGAGGAGAAATTCAGGATAATGACAATTCAGTAATCAGCTTTCCAGGTTCTCCTGGATCCTTCAAGTGGGAGGGTGTGCAAGGATCATTCAGTCCATTAACCTCTGTTAAAAGGATATCCcaggttgattttttttttgtgcttaagAAATCATTAGTCTTTCATAACATTGTATTCTGATAagggtctttttcttttttgcagaAAAAAGACTATGACATTGCCCTTGTTGGGGCCTTTAGAAGAGAAAAGGACAAAGAGATGAAATTACAAGCACTAAGAGAAGAATTTCAAGCATCCATGAAGCTGGTACCTTTGAAAAGCAGTATCTTTCTTATTGATGTGTGTTGAGAAGTCACCTTAATTGTGGTCACCTCTAGTTCCTCTTAGTTACGGCCTCTTTGATGACTGCCTTATTTGCAGCCTCAGAGGCATTAGTTTAATCTTGTATCAGCTAGAAATATGGCCTACATGGAATTGTAACCTTAGGAACAGACTTTGTGGGTTGCCTCTTAGATGGTATCAGACTTTCCTATATGTATTGTTGGGTGGCTTTCATTTTCGACACTCTAAGCTGGCATTCGGAGGTGTGAGGGAGATGGTTGAAAAGCCGTCTTAGTTGTAGTCACCTGTAGCCTGATATAGCTAGTTTCTCTTTGAGATGGGACTTAACTATAGTCTTAGGGATGTTGGTTTATTCTCAAAGATATGATTTGAATAGAGCATGTAAATAGACAATTCTCACTTCACAAACCAGTTTCATTATTAGTTTTGAATGATTGATTAATGAGGGAAGGAATATATAACCTTTTGACCTACAAGTACCAATTTTATGTGAGAAATGCTTACCAATTTTGTTAGGCTGTCATAGTGCTCCATTCTAGTATTCTTGATTAGGTTTTCGGTATATTTatactcttttaatttttagtcaTTCTCTTTTGTTGAAATATGGGATGATTCAGGTGAAACAAAGAGAAGATGAGATACAAAGTTTGAAGATGAGATTACGTTTTCGAGAAGCTGGAATAAAAAGGTTAGAAGCAGTTGCTTCTGAGAAGATCTCAGCAGAGACACATCTgttgaaagaaaaagaggagCATTTGAAGGAAATTGAGGGCTTGCGAGCGCAGGTTGATCGAAATAAAGAAGCAACTAGATTTGCTATGGAAAATTTGCAGCTAAAAGAAGAAATTAGAAGGCATGTTCTATTGATACAGCAAAAATCCTTTTAGTTCTAAAGCTTTTTTGTCTCTTTTGAATTCAAAAGTAACacattttatttcatatgattaaaatagtaaagGTTATGAAGTGATATATTTACCCTATAACCAAAAATCAATGTTCTAGTATGAACAATTAACGTAGCTATAAACATTGCCcattatattaacaaatatgaATTATGGAAGTCTTTTGAAGCAAAGAAGTCGCCTTATGATATTGTCTAGACACGAGAAACAAGTCAACTAACCGGTCTGAGTTCACCAACAAAGTAGTACTAGCTAGACTAGCGTGACTTATCGGTGATttacatgtttttcttttctaatgcTTATACATCTTCAAGACAGGTTAAAGTCATTCTGTTTGGAAGGAGAACGAGAACAGATGAGTGAGCAAATAATGGCACTGGAAAACAAGGTATGGCACGCCTTTGTACTTCATAAAATCTTCAGTTAATTCCTTTGACGTTCATTGTGTTATTTTCAACTTGTATGTGCAGTTGTTGGAAGCACTAGACTGGAAGTTCATGCATGAACCCGATCTGGTAATGGTTCCTGTCTTGACTGTTActgtaataattttttcttgtgTCTAGAAGTCATTGCAAACTCCTATCTTGACCCGATCTCCTTGATTTTTCGAATGCTAGAAAGCAAATTCTGATCCGATGATGGAAGATGTACGTAATGATAGCAATCTTGACTCCAAACTGGTAAGAATGATATAGAATTTCGTGCACTCGTAATCATGTTTGAAGCAGTGAATGTCTCAATAGACTACATCAACATAAATGTTAACTAGAATATGATTTTGATCGTGCACTCGTAATCATGTTTGAAGCAGTGAATGTCACAATAGACTACATCAACATAAATGTTAACTAGAATATGATTTTGATCGTGTCCTTTTAATTGGGTTTTCATATTAGCCGGCAATTTTCAGACCTGCTGTATATAGACAACATATACTTTTTCTTATTGCTTGCATTTTGAATTGTGTGTATGTAACTTATTCAAGTGTTTAATTCTTATTAATGTCTGTCTTCAGGAGTCAAGTCCAAAATCACGTTGGCAGTCTTCGCTTAGGGAGGAAAACGAGTTTCTCCGGATTCAGGTCTAGAAAAATCTTGTTGCACTCTGTTGTTAACTTTATTCAACTTTATTTATGTCTTTCTCGTTCTCTCCTGACTTATATGATTTATTAACTACGACAGGCTATTCAAAACCAGGCAGAAATGGATACAATTTGCAAAAAGCTAGAGGTTTGCCTtgaggagaaagaaaaattaaaaaggtgttGTTTACTCTCTCATTTTTGTCATATATAATTATGGGGTGTTTGTGCATTTCTGAACATTACTTGTATGTAGTTTGTACCTGAATGTCATTCTCGTGATATTTCCTTATTCCAATTGTTTCTGCGTAAATGTGTTTCACTTTGTTGTCCATCATGAACAAAACAGTGTTGaaaattttcctctaaatttTATCTTGCAGTCGTATTGATGATTTGACGGCAAAGTTAGAACATGAGAAATCCCGAACAGTTACTGAAGCAAAGCAGCAAATGGACCTTCCATCAACAATCGATATGCCTGTCATTAACAACAATGACCAACTGGAGTTGAAGGCAATGGTTGATGCTATAGCTGCTGCTAGTCAAAGAGAAGCAGAGGCTCACGAGACAGCAATTATTTTGGCAAAAGAGAATGATGAACTCAAGATGAAGCTTAAAACCTTGATTGAAGATAATAGTAAACTGATTGAATTGTATGAACAAGCTGCTGCAGAGAATATTAACAGAAATGCTCATAAAGGGGAGGAAGCTCATGAAATTGGTTCCCAGATTGACAATGGTTGCTTTTCTCTTGAAATAACAACAGAGGAAGCTGGGTTGAAAGAAGAGGTTGAGAATCTCCAGCACCAGTTAATGGAAATGactgaagaaaatgaaaagctCATGAATTTGTATGAAAGAGCCATGCAGGAGAGAGATGATCTAAAAAGATCCCTTTCATGCATTGGACAAGAACGAGTTGAAACCAAAGGAGACGTGGACTGCCCAGAAAAGCTTGTTGAAGTTGATGGTGGGGAAAGAGACTTGAGAATAGAAATTATTTCACAAGAAATGCGGGGTggaagtgaaagtaaatatgAACCCACTACTACATCTGGGTCTGATATGGACGTTGGCTCTGATGCATGTGAACAGGAAAAGCTTTTAAAGGATGACAGTGAGGCTGATGTATTGGTCAACTCTGAGAAGTATAATCTTAATCTCAGTGAGGCAAAGTTATCAGAGGAATTAAGTTGTGCTACAAAGAAGCTTGAAAGAGTCGATGAACATATCTCAGATGCTGTCAAGACTATAGCTTCATTTGGTTGTGCTGAAAAAGCAACGGTTCAAGTTGATGAGCTCTCTAGAGAAATTGAGGTTACAGAGCATGATATTCACATCAAGCGTCAGCAGTTCGAATCTTTGAAACTTAAGCTTTCTGAAGCACATGAAAGAAGAACAATTATTGACAAAAAGTTCTCAGCGCTAAAATATTCATTATCAAACTTTCCCTCGACATTTTCTTACTTTGTGCAACGGGAAACAAGGGCCAGAGCAGTTGTTAAGGACTTGACATCTCATCTTGACCACAAGAAAGGGAAATTGGCTCATCTTCAAGCTTCCAAACAGGGACTGGACAATGCTAAAGAGAAGAACCAAGAATCCGAAGTTGAATTGACGAAAAATATTGCGTGCATCAAATTGAAATTGGAGGAAGAGAATCAAAAGCACGAAGGTGAAAAGGTTCTATTTTCGGTTGAAAACACTCAGAATATTGATTCCTCGCTGAAAATTTGGCATCTTAGAAGTAAAGCCACTGATTTACTTAAGTTTGaagaagagaaaacaaaattgcAAGCAGAGATGAAGCTTTCTCAGCAGAAACTCGGGGTTATAAGAAAAGAACTGGAAAATCTAAACAAGAAGGGGGCAAATGTAGAAAGCCAGATTGAGGCTGTTCAACTGGAAATAAAGCAATGCTTAAGGAACACAGAGGAGAAAGAGATTGCACTTGAACGTGTggtgaaagagaaagagatgCTCTTGGAGTTTAGGGATAATTGTATGTCTGAAATAGAGCATATGATTATTGAACTCCAGCAGCATGTGTTTGAATATGACCTAAAGGAGGGTGAAATGAAGATTCTAGAAGAAGAATTGCAAATGGATTTGACAAGAGCCGAAAAGTTACAAACAGCTAGGGTCATTGCTgcaaacaacaaaaacacatttttttcttccatttcttaTTCAGACATGTTGGAGAAGTTGGAGGATGGAATGCAGAATCTGCATACATATGTTCAGGAAACAAGATTGTTGCTGGAAGGCATTTCCCATGCCGCCTAAACTCTTGCTCTGTAACTAATTCTCCTTTTGCTAATTGTACcatgttttgtttaattctCCTTTTAGTTCCTAGagaaccaaatttaattttttcaataacaCTTATGGAGAATGAATATAGTATTTTTTCCAATCTCATCATCTCCCACTTGAACTGAGGGCATTGCCACTAAAAGTCATTTTGAACTACAgatatttaaaatcttttaagtaATTCAGCTGCATTTATCGTTGTGATCCActtgtttgataaaaaaatattggtattGGATTTAACACGATATTTGGTacaatttctttgttttctggATTGTATATTATTGCTAATGTGTATTTCAGAGTAATAATGTTTGATATTTGTAAACATAGAGACagaaaaccaaatattttttttaatacatgaaAGAATACGTGAAAAAACTGTAAATGATAGAAATAAGaagtacaaaaatatttatatttttcataatcatTTAACTTATGAACATTATCGTCACCTTTTTAATCCTTTATAGCACCGCTTTAACACCTTGAAACCCAGAATATAAATCTCAGTACACAGCAAATAACATAAGGTGGTTAACATTTATTGAATTTCTTTGAAATAAACCTCTGCAAGAATCACAAGACTATGCTCGTTGGTAAAttcaaatctaaattttatttctatattgaGTAGAGATAAAAagttgaaaagaaagaagatataGACTGAGTTTATATTTTGTTAGTGCTGTGTATCTACCCTTGACCCTCTTACTTCATCCCCAAATACCTCGAAAACACTACCTTTTTTTATGCAAAGAACCTTGACCCTTTCATTTTCACTGGTTGGTTCAGTCAACAACAGCAGgctttaaacataaatttacccatcttttaaaatttatatcacgaatattatttataatcaaatGTGATATGCATTATCTgaaaacaatgtaaataatttaatagcTCGAcggttttaaatttaaattcgtatatataaaaaagatagtAATGGTGTAAGTATAAAAGATTGAATTCTAGTATCCATTAATCCTCTTTTGTATGACTGTGAATTCATCttataaaaacagaaaaaacaaatttatattatgattttttttttcaatatacttCTTATGATTACGTGACTtcaataaattgaattaaagttttataCATCCCTTAACTATTAGAAAGTTTTTGTATAAACAATACAATGcatattataataatgaatttaaagCTTCGCATCATTAAAAGGTTTACACAATTAAGAAAAggaatgaaaattatttaatactaCATCCATAACACTTCCTCTTAAGCAAGAGCCTTTCAAGTTTAAAGTATGAATCTTGCACAATCGCACTAAAtacatgaaatttaatttttattataaggaACGGTGTGAAGATTGAATTTTAAAGCACTTGCTTTATAGAGACACTGACCCCATgccataaataaattatatttgaactTTAACTATTACTTAAAACAgctaaataatattatatccaTTTTTCAATAATCAGGAAACGCGATTTTATACgacaattaaattaaactacaaACTTATATAAACGGTTTGATTCCACAAGCTAAGTGCTTATATAGAATTTATCATTAAACTACTTTTTTTAGTTGATGAATGACACTTCAAGAATTATAGCAGCTACAATTTATATTGAAGTGAAGAACAATTTATTTCTTGAATAAtcgaacgaaaaaaaaattgtttcatgaAAGTGTAAATATCATTTTGCACGTATAAAGGGGTAGCAACCTtacaacaataaatataaataaataaataaatatatatatatatatatatatatatatatatatatatatatatatatatattaaaaagtgttTTGTTAGCCTGTGAAAAGCTTGGCACTCCCTTGGTTCAAGCTCCCCCATCCATTCACTTCGATTCCACCGCACATTTCTCAAACCCTTCCTTTCTTCTTAACAATGGAGGAATGATCTCTCACTCTTTTCAATCTCCACCACCGCTCCCAATGGCCCGCCAGCAGAAGGTCTTACGGCGCTCCCCGCCGGTCACGTGCCGGGAGCGCTGGCGCGCTGGCGAGGTCGCAGGAAATGCAACGGCGGCGTGCGCCGCCGTGTGCTGCTGTGTACCGTGCTCGGTGATGGACGTGGTTGTGCTCGCCGCCTACAAGGTCCCCGCCGGCCTCGTGAGGAAGGCCATGCACAAGAGGAAGCGACGCCTGCTGCAGAAGAAGAACGAGAAAAACGAGGCTCTCTTGGATCACAGGCCCGATGATTTTTCTGGGCCCACTCCCGGGCCCTGGCCCTCTCTGGACGAAGACCTCTCGGAAGACGAGGCGGAGGAGACCAGCAAGCTGGAAGAGGAGATGTGGGCCCAGTTCAACGGAACGGGCTTCTGGAGAAGCGATTCTCAGCGCCTCgaacaacaacaagaacaacACCACCCCACTGCTGAATGGCATTGCCAGGCCCAATGATTTCGTCATTTGCGCGCAACTGAAACGAAACCCTTTTGGAGCGTGACGTGGACGCGCGATGATATGTGTGTGCATATAAGAAAgtgattaattaaatatattggGTTTAGTGAAGATTAATTTTGTTGTCCTTGTTTCTATTTTCCCAAGCCTCCTCATTATCGTGATAACGTTGAGAAAGTGCTTTACGAATTTctgaaggaaaaagaaattgatggtTTTAACATGTAGTGCTTGTAGTTGTACTCTGGAAGGGGTAAGTAGAAAATAGCTTCCATTGTCAGATATTGGCATGTTAAGTTTGAGGTAAAAAAAAGTGTGAGTGGCGAGAGCAATGATGTATTCATTTTAATGTCCCTTTGTGTCCCATCAAATAGCTAAATATtgtacatttttcttttactccTTTCTCTTGTTCAAAACGGGAGGGGTAGGTCATATAGCACCGCATTAGTGAATCAAAAAGCAACATTGCAACAtgctttcttctttctttctctctacaCTTTCTTCATTCGCTTCATCCAATATTTTCTCGACCAacttctcaatttggtccctttcgGCCATTCAACAACActaacttcatcttcttctcttcgACCCCTTTTCAGGAGTTTCTCTCGCCTTCATTCAACCCATCATCACCTCCAATTAACTTTCATCACTTTCTTCTCATTTCTGATTTTACTTTTAATGCATCTTTAATACTGTTACATTTGTCTCTTACTCTATCCTTTTTAATGTAAAATCTAAATTCTTAGAATCTCTTTAATGAATTGCGTTGAAGATACTTTAAGACAGCTCACCAACTACCTAACCCCTCATTCAACTTTTAGGAATtttgaaaagtaaataaatataattctatgtttcttcttcaattttgtGTGCGCAATGCACAATTTTGACGCAGAATCAAATACAAATACGTATTTAATTGCTTCTacatttttacatcattttgtCGAAGAACCAAACACACATGCGGTATATGTGTAAATTCTTTGTGTAAAGCGTGTTGGACGTGTTAATTTTGTTACATAATAATAACGAGGAATACTTTAAACCACACAAAAAAGACACTTAGAATTGATTTTGATAATCATAATTATGTTGATAAATGTTTAGATAGTTTTAAAAGTCAATTTTAAGATGGTAAATTCACATCATACTGAAGCAAGTATTTCTAGCTTCTCTATCgattaaaattgatttgtaatGTAACGACTTAACaccctttcattgttctacCCTTTCGTACTTGGTCgctaattatatatttggttgGATATCGAAAAAACTTTCTTGACCCGACAATAGAAAACAACCTACGTAGACAATATCATCTTTGTTAAacatgtaaataatttatttattttatcttaaaaacatgTCAAATAACTTTTGTCAAAAAGGACTTTCGAATATTATAAATAACCgtaataacaaaacataaatactCCAACTTTTAACATCTTGTACATTAAAatatggttgaaaaataatgtCGAacgaaataatataaatatgattgaTACGACTACCACTACATCAAGATTACATTAATTTGTTTATGTAAActcaaactttttctttttcttttgatgttTAAATTTCAATTCTAAAATGTTAACTCTTGCaactttacttttttattcaaccaaatttaatttaaagtttgaagttttacttgttttttatttggCTTTTAACTCACTTGTATAACCTAATATCTTTTTTTGTGTTGtgcaaaaaatcaaattattgttCAACTTATCaacataaaatacaaaaacaactataatttaatctactaataaaaaaatatgtgcaTATATTTTTTTGAGAAGAACTTATATATTCAAAACGAAACTAATCTTTAAATCAGTATTAACTAATATGACAAACTTTAGAATAAAGTATTACCATTtcaacaaaacataaaacatcAATTAGATTGTCTTGCACTTctgaataaatttttaaaacttactTTGAACTTATTTACATAATTATGTCTAATTAGAAAtttgagtttatttatttaacttgaaaaaaGTATAACAGGTAATAATCACATAAATTGAGTTGTTTGTGCAACCGCTACAAAAATTTCGTTAATTACGAACTGATGATAAATCTGGTTAATTTCGTTAATTAAGTTTGTAACTTTACTTGAaactaaaaaagtaatatatatatatatatatatatatatatatatatatatatatatatatatatatattaggtgaACAAAATATTTCAACTATTTCTGATCCCTTTTGAACGGAATATATGAAGATTGACTCAATAAAAATGTGGTTAAGATTTCTAAACTATTTGATACCATAGACCATTTTATGAATGTTTAGTGGTGCAAGACCCATTTTCTTCACCAAATTGTTTGTCTTCACAGTGTGTCTGTTTTTAGCATTTGGTAGTATCCACTTGTTAATATGATGGTATCAGAGTGTAACTTTCTTCTGTTATGAGAGTCtgtcttcttcatttttcaaaCTCCATTAAAAGAACACTGTTCATGTCACTTTTCCATCGGTTTAGACGTGATTTACATAAATTAATCACAATActtatatagatataaataagaCCTTCCACCAACTGTTTTAGCCAATAAATTAATAGTTAATTGAGAAaaactttataataatttttttattatgatactGTGAATATAGATTGAagtttcttaatattttaatttaaggaCATCATTAAGTTCTTTGTAGCCTTTTTTAGTTATTTGCGTATTTATCTACTATTGTTTTCTTCTTGATGTATGTCCGTAAGACATTCCATTGTGCCATCTCTTTCATAGatttggaaataaaataaattttagttttcgcatttaaattatataatttctaaGAGCAAGCCTTTCTGTAATCTTCTAGCTCGAgcataaatttgatttttttaataaaagggTTATTGGTCCCTTTCTTTTCGTTATTTTAggagagtttttttttctttgatggTAACATGTTTGAATTATTCACACATTGTGAATGATCAATACCGTGTTCAATTTTGGGCAAAAGTCTTACttattccaaaaaataattgatttattacAACATCAGATTAGAACGGAGGGCGAAGTTATTTTACGCCTTTAATTGTGCCTATGAAAAGTCAAAACTATGTTATTATGGCAAAACCAAATTTCTCAAAACCTAGACCGAGTAAAAGGAGACTTGGACTAATTAGTGGGAAGAAGTAAATAAATTCGTCCATGTTTTAGTCATGCATATGCAAATACTATTAACAAAAGGAATGTAGCATCAAATTGAATAATGTCAAAGCTAGGGATGTTAAAAAAGGTTAGTTCAGCTGGTTTAGGCTTTTTAATATGTCAAACTCGAACTGTGTCATGTCACTATGATATCTGAAAACCAGTTAGGAGCTTTAACCTGCCAATGGACGAGGTTGGCGGACTGGTCCACTTATCCATTGACTGTAATGCCACATCATTCTTGGTCGCGTACCACATCTCTCGCAACGACATGTTGCCACGACCATGTAGAAGGAGAAGAATAAAGAAGTAAGGTGTTGCTCATAACAATGGTTTCCAATATGCAATGAAATCGAAATCCCCAATTTGCAAAATCCCGAATGAAATCAAAATCCTCAATCCCTAATTTGTTAAATCCCCAATTGCTATTATAAACAAAATGGAATAAGAGGTTACAACATAATGAACAAAGAGATATATAATAGAGTTGTCGTCGATGAGGGATGATAGTCTATCTTGCATTTTCACCTTGTACGTGAGTGTGGGTTGTTTTAGCTAAAGAAGAACAGAAAAAATTTCGTGTGgattttttgggtttttctcaatgaagaagaagaaggaggaggagaagaagaagagagtgaAAGTAGGGTTTTGTAGTGATTTTCTAGCTGAAGAAGAATAGTTAAAGTCTAGTGAAATGGAGGGAAGAGAAAGGATTTATAAAAGTAAGAAGAAAATGGATTGACGAGTTATAACGGGTTGACCTGCTTTGTAGCATCACATGCCAGACATGACATGTTTAAGAGGACTAGTTAGTTCGTAACATTTAACCCAACCCATCTTTTTTTTCATGGACCGATGGACCGACTCGATGAGCCTAACCCATTTTGATATCCctaaattgattaaatatatagttaaatattttacatcgattaaaagtaaaataaatttagaatctATAAGtgaggttaaatatattttgaataaagacaaattttaattttatatcaaaattaaggAATTAAAAACACACTTAACATTATATAAGTAGATACAAATATcatttttacaatataaattttatctt
This region of Vigna unguiculata cultivar IT97K-499-35 chromosome 5, ASM411807v1, whole genome shotgun sequence genomic DNA includes:
- the LOC114184736 gene encoding uncharacterized protein LOC114184736, with amino-acid sequence MARQQKVLRRSPPVTCRERWRAGEVAGNATAACAAVCCCVPCSVMDVVVLAAYKVPAGLVRKAMHKRKRRLLQKKNEKNEALLDHRPDDFSGPTPGPWPSLDEDLSEDEAEETSKLEEEMWAQFNGTGFWRSDSQRLEQQQEQHHPTAEWHCQAQ
- the LOC114186231 gene encoding kinesin-like protein KIN-12E, encoding MPFLSEAASAIKSRFGFHDHPSTSLSLVQNTPDLLKSAAKDSLAQSSIVRNLSEWDDESVVGQSSAAVSSSRRFEFCEDPSFWKDHNVQVIIRMRPLSNSEISVQGYGKCVRQESCQTITWTGHPESRFTFDAVADENVSQENLFNVAGLPMVENCMGGYNSCMFAYGQTGSGKTHTMLGDIEGGTRRHSVNCGMTPRIFEHLFSRIQKEKEARRDEKLKFTCKCSFLEIYNEQILDLLEPSSNNLQIREDSKKGVYVENLKEIEVNYAREVIQLLIQGAANRKVAATNMNRASSRSHSVFTCIIESQWESQGVTHFRYARLNLVDLAGSERQKSSGAEGERLKEATNINKSLSTLGLVIMNLVSISNGKSLHVPYRDSKLTFLLQDSLGGNSKTIIIANISPSICCSLETLSTLKFAQRAKFIKNNAIVNEDASGDVIAMRIQIQQLKKELSRLRGVVAGGEIQDNDNSVISFPGSPGSFKWEGVQGSFSPLTSVKRISQKKDYDIALVGAFRREKDKEMKLQALREEFQASMKLVKQREDEIQSLKMRLRFREAGIKRLEAVASEKISAETHLLKEKEEHLKEIEGLRAQVDRNKEATRFAMENLQLKEEIRRLKSFCLEGEREQMSEQIMALENKLLEALDWKFMHEPDLKANSDPMMEDVRNDSNLDSKLESSPKSRWQSSLREENEFLRIQAIQNQAEMDTICKKLEVCLEEKEKLKSRIDDLTAKLEHEKSRTVTEAKQQMDLPSTIDMPVINNNDQLELKAMVDAIAAASQREAEAHETAIILAKENDELKMKLKTLIEDNSKLIELYEQAAAENINRNAHKGEEAHEIGSQIDNGCFSLEITTEEAGLKEEVENLQHQLMEMTEENEKLMNLYERAMQERDDLKRSLSCIGQERVETKGDVDCPEKLVEVDGGERDLRIEIISQEMRGGSESKYEPTTTSGSDMDVGSDACEQEKLLKDDSEADVLVNSEKYNLNLSEAKLSEELSCATKKLERVDEHISDAVKTIASFGCAEKATVQVDELSREIEVTEHDIHIKRQQFESLKLKLSEAHERRTIIDKKFSALKYSLSNFPSTFSYFVQRETRARAVVKDLTSHLDHKKGKLAHLQASKQGLDNAKEKNQESEVELTKNIACIKLKLEEENQKHEGEKVLFSVENTQNIDSSLKIWHLRSKATDLLKFEEEKTKLQAEMKLSQQKLGVIRKELENLNKKGANVESQIEAVQLEIKQCLRNTEEKEIALERVVKEKEMLLEFRDNCMSEIEHMIIELQQHVFEYDLKEGEMKILEEELQMDLTRAEKLQTARVIAANNKNTFFSSISYSDMLEKLEDGMQNLHTYVQETRLLLEGISHAA